One Glycine max cultivar Williams 82 chromosome 8, Glycine_max_v4.0, whole genome shotgun sequence genomic window, tattataaaattatgatattattatatttatttaatattatttctatattatttaattattaacattattattatatattaatattgtttgcCTTTACGTAAGCCAACCCTAGtggtatatatgtttttttcctGAATCCCCTAATGGTATATTAAAACTGCGCACTCCCTCCCTCCCTCTCTCTTCCCTCCTCTTTCTCTCTGGAAGAACAAAGCAGACGAAGCAACACAGAACAGAACCTCTAGTGCTTCGAAGTAACGGCGCGAAAAACAGCTCCGCAACCCGCACCGCTCCACACGTGTCCGTCATGGACGGGTGCCGCTCCGCTCCGCCCCGCCGCTATAGTAGCAACTACGGTCGCTATTGACAACTATGGGATAGACAACATCTAAGCTCTTTTAAGGAATGGGAAGGGAAATACATAGTGGACACATTGGAACATGGTGAATTGAATATGCTGTAACCAATTACTAAGGCAAGGATACCCATTGCACTTCCCCACCGGTCTATCAAGCTTGGGTGAATGTAATACTGGTCCAAAGATTCATATTCATGACCATTATTTTCCCCCAAAGTTCTAGGAGCATCATTAGATAAATCAGTCCTTAAAGCTTCAGATTCAACAGCTATATCATTGCTAAGGTTCTtcaattcaataaatttctcaATAGGCTGACATGACTGCAACAAGTTTTGCCTGTCCTCTTTTGATGAATTGTCATCATCAGCCACTGTATCAAAATGCCCAAATAATGGCGGTGAAGATTGAATCAGCAGGTTGTTCAGACATTCATTAACAAAAGATGAAGGTTTTCTCTTagcctgaaaaaattaaacacatgCCAGTCAAGTCAACAATTGCAAAAATGTTTAAGCTAGAAGTTTACACTTCAAATAGTAAGAATCCTAGTTGAAGATATTAgtataactaaatttatttcTGCCCCCACCATCTGTGAAATGTGAAATAGCCCACACATTTGCAAATCAAGTTATTAACAAGAATTTTCAGTGAGGTCGAAGTGCAATAGAAACACCAGCAGTAACGTTATCAGCACTGACAAACTCAATATGACTACCTTTACTAGAAATTTTACTCCAATAATCTCTTGGAAGTATTCAATCCAATTCAAAATGAatggaaaaaatgtttttaaccaatatttatctttatttaatattctCACATggctataaattaatatatgatcTGAATAAACACCCAAATACCAACGGCTATGCTGCCCAAAAAATCTATCAGACTACTTTATAAACaagtgtcttcttttttctgtttttcaagTTGCAACTCTAAATATGatatttcatttgaaaaaaaaaaaagttacagtaGGTTGATGACACATTGAAGACATCACTAAATCATAGAGGTCCATACTCCCAACTCCCAAGtaattcaaaaagttatattagATATTTGGATGACAAACTTAAATACATAGGTGAACTTAATTTAAGTCAGCAAGACTTTCATTAGAAACCCTCGCAATAGTTGTGTTAAAGGCCACAACAATGTTTCATTTCCTTTTGGATAAACAGAGGCTATAAaacttcaatttcaatttctaaaacattaaaaaagtaAGCACAGTTGTAAAAGATTACAGATGATCATACCCCAAAGCATATTTGTCTATTGCCAGTTGATTCCTCAATGATATAAAGTGCAtccaaaaatcttttgaaacaCCCATTTACATTTCAGATGAAAAGAATACACCAAGGATAAAGAAAACCTACCAGGCAAAAATAACGAGGCCTGGAATATGGGATTCCAAACTGTAAAGGGGTCAGAATGAACTCCTGTgtgataaaatttgttttttccaATATTTCAATCAGTTTTGCATGTGTATCAGATGTCTGCAACCAAGGAAGTAATCaggaaaaaagaaggaatgaatagaagaaatcattaatgaaaTTACTTTGGAGTCATAACCA contains:
- the LOC100778223 gene encoding tRNA (cytosine(38)-C(5))-methyltransferase 2 isoform X1 — encoded protein: MVRMHGFFLLLANLTRDKILELMPFLLRPPSMLFVENVVGFETSDTHAKLIEILEKTNFITQEFILTPLQFGIPYSRPRYFCLAKRKPSSFVNECLNNLLIQSSPPLFGHFDTVADDDNSSKEDRQNLLQSCQPIEKFIELKNLSNDIAVESEALRTDLSNDAPRTLGENNGHEYESLDQYYIHPSLIDRWGSAMGILALVIGYSIFNSPCSNVSTMYFPSHSLKELRCCLSHSCQ
- the LOC100778223 gene encoding tRNA (cytosine(38)-C(5))-methyltransferase 2 isoform X2; protein product: MVRMHGFFLLLANLTRDKILELMPFLLRPPSMLFVENVVGFETSDTHAKLIEILEKTNFITQEFILTPLQFGIPYSRPRYFCLAKRKPSSFVNECLNNLLIQSSPPLFGHFDTVADDDNSSKEDRQNLLQSCQPIEKFIELKNLSNDIAVESEALRTDLSNDAPRTLGENNGHEYESLDQYYIHPSLIDRWGSAMDVVYPIVVNSDRSCYYSGGAERSGTRP